A part of Aegilops tauschii subsp. strangulata cultivar AL8/78 chromosome 2, Aet v6.0, whole genome shotgun sequence genomic DNA contains:
- the LOC109736829 gene encoding zinc finger BED domain-containing protein RICESLEEPER 2, whose protein sequence is MRRRSLPGGSAMGNPGKHEKDGSMKAMVKFDGADISLRKKLKNQSKVAPEELQPIREELQPIWEEFQPIYLNGKVQFADCLHCHNRLGYNGDSFLRRHLKTCPAKPESTSAQVTEWMSPQDSCLPIVTIDDIGSVSPLKLRSKMWEGFTPIFVEGKLQGADCIHCHKRLSKHGGHLNRHALACSKRHGHDRSHQKGNRSSLPKLKSRVREESSPARKAQITKCSSKLRRASSSSGITYRPIQVVSDHLSLPAPDGTKCSSKLRRASSSSGITNRPIQMVADHLSLPAPDGSKCSSKLRRASSSSGITYRPLQVVADHLSLPAPDGTGLKKQKTSSMTNATAISTSKFGQDSPYQDIARLITLHGYPLSIVENEDMRRILKNISPMTNKVSLSDMEEHLLALFQKKKINVKDEIALTSQRISLSASIWTHDGPEPAVNYLCLTAHFITEDWKIHRLVIKFGMYWCSPTNLERIIHCKEACVPESESGSYNVIWDAIRDWNLDQKILSLTSVGEIKNDANTLKLKEMLIKKRCLPIRGKLYNIACVDDMLNSVVSDGRSYMLFLVGDIVKDFFGACASSSSMQQQLLEVISQMSLKCPQEDAKWWHKLYFRLEVVLQFNKLFPAAEVLSPEDMTATWSICKILRTFYRVIEVISSPSSPTANVYFSEVWKVRTVLQEEASNDHAEIANLVMEMQEAFDEYWQNSYVWLSIPVVFDPRFKMSFIKFRLQQAYSTDSLGYFSEIHDTVQELFDEYYNATDQLSGVRLLGSAALDADDDDDPLEDWDDHLNCRMSSELDDYLGEVLVPRKDDFDILKWWMEHTTKYPTLAAIARDVLAMPASAVQSEAAFSSSGPVIPKHQSTLSIETIEALVCSRDWMR, encoded by the exons ATGCGTCGGCGATCGCTTCCCGGCGGTTCAG CTATGGGGAATCCTGGTAAGCATGAGAAGGATGGCAGCATGAAGGCAATGGTCAAATTTGATGGTGCTGACATCTCACTCAGAAAGAAGCTCAAGAATCAGTCCAAGGTGGCGCCGGAGGAGTTGCAGCCGATCCGGGAGGAGTTGCAGCCGATTTGGGAGGAGTTCCAGCCGATCTATCTGAATGGGAAGGTTCAGTTTGCAGACTGCCTCCACTGCCACAACCGCCTCGGCTACAATGGGGATAGCTTTCTGCGCCGGCATCTGAAAACCTGCCCAGCCAAACCGGAATCGACGTCGGCCCAAGTGACGGAGTGGATGTCGCCACAGGATTCCTGCCTCCCAATTG TGACGATCGACGACATAGGCTCAGTAAGTCCCCTAAAACTGAGGTCAAAAATGTGGGAGGGTTTCACACCCATCTTCGTTGAGGGGAAACTGCAGGGTGCAGATTGCATCCATTGCCACAAGCGCCTCAGCAAACATGGAGGCCATCTGAATCGACATGCTCTAGCCTGTTCAAAACGACATGGGCATGACCGCAGTCATCAGAAGGGTAACCGTTCTAGTCTACCTAAATTGAAGTCCAGGGTGCGAGAGGAGTCTTCGCCTGCCAGGAAAGCTCAAATCACAAAATGCTCTAGCAAGCTCCGCAGGGCTAGCAGCTCCAGTGGCATCACCTATCGGCCCATTCAAGTGGTGTCAGATCATCTATCCCTACCAGCACCAGATGGTACAAAATGCTCTAGCAAGCTACGCAGGGCTAGCAGCTCCAGTGGAATCACCAATCGGCCCATTCAAATGGTGGCAGATCATCTATCCCTACCAGCACCAGATGGTTCAAAATGCTCTAGCAAGCTCCGCAGGGCTAGCAGCTCCAGTGGCATCACCTATCGGCCCCTTCAAGTGGTGGCAGATCATCTATCCCTACCAGCACCAGATGGTACAGGGCTGAAGAAACAGAAGACCTCGTCTATGACTAATGCAACTGCCATAAGCACCAGCAAGTTTGGTCAAGATTCACCTTATCAAGATATCGCCAGATTGATAACTTTGCATGGTTATCCTTTGTCAATTGTGGAGAATGAAGATATGAGAAGAATTTTAAAGAACATCAGTCCCATGACTAACAAAGTCTCTCTCAGTGATATGGAAGAACATTTACTTGCTCTGTTTCAGAAGAAGAAGATAAACGTCAAGGATGAAATTGCACTTACCTCCCAGCGTATCTCGCTATCAGCAAGCATCTGGACTCATGATGGACCTGAGCCAGCAGTAAATTACCTCTGTTTGACAGCACATTTTATTACTGAAGACTGGAAAATTCACAGATTAGTAATCAAATTCGGCATGTATTGGTGCTCACCTACTAATTTGGAAAGGATAATACACTGCAAGGAGGCTTGTGTTCCAGAGTCGGAAAGTGGATCATACAATGTCATATGGGATGCAATCAGAGACTGGAATCTTGACCAGAAGATTTTGAGCTTGACTTCAGTTGGTGAAATTAAGAATGATGCAAATACCTTGAAGCTCAAGGAGATGCTCATAAAGAAGAGGTGTCTTCCCATCAGAGGCAAGCTGTACAACATTGCTTGTGTGGACGATATGCTAAACAGTGTTGTTTCTGATGGACGATCATATATGCTTTTCCTTGTTGGTGACATAGTAAAGGACTTCTTTGGGGCATGTGCATCTTCATCATCGATGCAACAGCAGCTTCTGGAAGTTATTTCACAGATGAGTTTGAAATGTCCGCAAGAAGATGCCAAGTGGTGGCACAAGTTATATTTTAGGCTTGAAGTTGTGTTGCAATTCAACAAGTTGTTTCCTGCTGCAGAAGTGCTGTCTCCAGAAGATATGACAGCTACTTGGTCTATTTGCAAGATTTTGAGGACATTTTATCGTGTCATCGAAGTAATTTCTAGCCCTAGCTCTCCGACAGCAAATGTATACTTCAGCGAGGTATGGAAAGTGAGGACAGTTCTGCAAGAAGAAGCATCAAACGATCATGCAGAGATTGCTAATCTGGTCATGGAGATGCAGGAAGCGTTTGATGAGTACTGGCAAAACTCATACGTGTGGCTGTCAATACCTGTTGTGTTCGATCCAAGATTCAAGATGAGCTTCATAAAATTTCGCCTGCAACAGGCTTACAGCACAGACTCGCTTGGCTACTTTTCtgaaatacatgatactgtccaggAACTCTTCGATGAATACTACAATGCCACGGATCAGCTGAGTGGCGTCCGTCTTTTAGGTAGTGCAGCTCTGGATgcagatgatgatgatgatcctTTGGAAGATTGGGATGACCATCTCAATTGCCGGATGTCTTCAGAACTTGACGACTACCTTGGGGAGGTTCTAGTCCCAAGAAAAGACGATTTCGACATTCTTAAATGGTGGATGGAACACACAACAAAGTACCCCACACTTGCTGCTATTGCCCGGGACGTCTTAGCGATGCCGGCATCTGCTGTTCAATCTGAAGCAGCATTCAGTAGCAGCGGGCCAGTAATTCCAAAGCACCAGAGCACACTGAGCATCGAGACGATTGAAGCACTTGTGTGTAGTCGAGATTGGATGAGATAA